From Acidimicrobiales bacterium, one genomic window encodes:
- a CDS encoding septum formation initiator family protein, which yields MRGRGWAVVVALVAIGVLFVAVFPTRTWLGQRQELEATERRLKVLSSENAELAGRVQRLNTDAEIERLAREQYNLVRPGEEAYAILPSAPAPRPATPPPGAEEEPGLWARVWGAVTFWD from the coding sequence GTGAGGGGGCGCGGGTGGGCCGTGGTGGTGGCGCTGGTCGCGATCGGCGTTCTCTTCGTCGCCGTCTTCCCCACCCGCACGTGGCTCGGGCAGCGCCAGGAGCTGGAGGCCACCGAGCGGCGCCTGAAGGTGCTGTCGAGCGAGAACGCCGAGCTGGCCGGCCGGGTCCAGCGGCTCAACACCGACGCCGAGATCGAGCGGCTGGCGCGCGAGCAGTACAACCTGGTGCGGCCAGGCGAGGAGGCCTACGCCATCCTGCCGTCGGCCCCCGCCCCCCGCCCGGCGACGCCGCCGCCGGGCGCCGAGGAGGAGCCCGGGCTGTGGGCCCGGGTGTGGGGCGCCGTCACGTTCTGGGACTGA